From one Lycium barbarum isolate Lr01 chromosome 6, ASM1917538v2, whole genome shotgun sequence genomic stretch:
- the LOC132645312 gene encoding protein WVD2-like 3 yields the protein MGRDVTGLRTTEKRPSVKPNGVTHGTVHVAPRIAKERVEAKEYEAEDQTAKGTHVEESHEKQEVLSVKSTNCEPDPIEAKIAKAEAVKSSEKKLGSPLKHPSDSAAATEILAPSVMNSSGNESENHENGTHTVDAGSNCSSKSNDLHSPMTSKKLHENSPMMSRKLRIQDEDDNWSLASSTAASVRTIKSKITVPVAPSFKCSERSARRKEYYTKLEEKHKALEAEKQEYAARMKEEEEAAMKQLRKNMTYRANPVPSFYREGPPPKAELKKLPVTRAKSPNLTRRKSCSDAVPATPEEKKTCTKVRHSIGVYKQGSTTPTTPKSKDRVSGRFSNGTTPRAKEPTKLAKAKKGSPLKEMKETPIKEIKETPIAESNATTTEETEEAPVKVKNNASVKEIKEIPVLETKEASNTTTEQVTEDTAAQS from the exons ATGGGGAGAGACGTTACAGGTTTACGTACTACTGAAAAGAGACCTAGTGTTAAGCCAAATGGTGTCACCCATGGCACAGTTCATGTTGCCCCCAGAATCGCTAAGGAAAGGGTTGAAGCAAAGGAATATGAGGCAGAGGATCAAACTGCAAAAGGCACACACGTGGAGGAATCCCATGAGAAGCAGGAAGTACTATCTGTGAAAAGCACCAACTGTGAACCTGATCCGATTGAGGCAAAAATTGCGAAAGCTGAGGCCGTGAAGTCCAGCGAAAAGAAGTTGGGCTCACCATTGAAGCATCCATCTGATTCTGCTGCAGCAACTGAAATTCTAGCCCCCTCGGTCATGAATTCATCAGGGAATGAAtctgaaaatcatgaaaatggaaCTCACACTGTTGATGCTGGCTCGAACTGTTCATCAAAGTCCAACGATCTGCACTCTCCTATGACTTCAAAAAAGTTGCAT GAAAATTCTCCCATGATGTCAAGGAAACTGCGGATTCAGGATGAAGACGATAACTGGTCCTTGGCTTCGTC AACTGCAGCTTCTGTGCGGACAATTAAGTCCAAGATTACTGTTCCTGTAGCTCCATCATTTAAATGTTCTGAACGCTCAGCGAGACGTAAAGAG TATTACACAAAGTTAGAGGAAAAGCACAAAGCTCTGGAGGCAGAGAAACAAGAATATGCAGCCAGAATGAAG GAAGAGGAAGAAGCAGCAATGAAGCAACTTAGAAAGAACATGACCTACAGAGCAAATCCAGTTCCTAGTTTTTACCGTGAAGGGCCACCTCCAAAGGCTGAACTTAAGAAG CTGCCAGTCACTCGTGCCAAATCACCAAATCTAACCCGTAGGAAGAGCTGTAGTGATGCAGTCCCAGCAACTCCTGAAGAAAAGAAAACATGTACAAAGGTTCGTCACAGCATTGGTGTTTACAAACAAGGCAGTACTACCCCAACCACCCCCAAAAGTAAAGATCGTGTGAGTGGTCGATTCAGTAATGGAACTACTCCCAGAGCCAAAGAACCTACCAAGTTGGCGAAAGCAAAAAAAGGATCCCCTTTGAAGGAGATGAAAGAAACTCCAATTAAGGAGATAAAGGAAACTCCCATTGCTGAGTCAAATGCAACTACAACGGAAGAGACAGAGGAAGCTCCAGTTAAGGTGAAAAACAATGCTTCTGTCAAGGAGATAAAGGAAATTCCCGTCTTAGAGACAAAGGAGGCTT